From Helicobacter anatolicus:
ACCTTCATCAATTCTTCTTACTAATGTAGCTAAAACCTGATAGCTAATTCCACAATTTTGTAAGGTATTTTCCCCCTTAAGCCTTCCTAAAAGTTCAGTTGTAAGCCAAGTAACTGCACCTTTTGCACTAGCCCCCTCCTCAATCATTCCTTCAAAATAAAGTGCCATATCCAAATCCCCAGTCAAAACCCCCGCATCACTCTCTTTGATTCCAAGTACTTTTACATAACGCTCTCTTTTTTCATCAGGCATTTCAGGAATATCACGACCCTCCTGCATTAAACTTTCATCAATAAAAACAGGTAACAAATCAGGATCTGGAAAATAACGATAATCCGCTGCTTCTTCCTTACCTCTCATAGAACGCGTAACACCCTTAACAGTATCAAATAATCGCGTCTCCTGCACAACTTCAGAATCATATTTTCCACTCTCCCAAGCATCTCTTTGGCGTTCTACTTCATACTCAATTGCTTTTTGAATAAATTTAAAAGAATTGAGATTCTTAATCTCAACACGCGTATAAAATTTATCTTCACCCTTAGGTCGAATAGAAACATTTGCATCGCATCTAAAACTACCTTCCTGCATATTTGCATCACTAATACCCAAAAACCTTACAATAGAATGTAATTTTTTAAGATATGCAATTGCTTCATCACTACTACGCATATCTGGCTCACTAACAATTTCCAAAAGTGGTGTACAAGCACGATTTAAATCTACTTTAGAAAAATCATTTTCATGAATATTTTTCCCTGCATCTTCTTCCATATGCGCTCTTGTTACGCCAATAATTTTTTTCTTGCCATTTACTTCAATTTCAATATTACCCCTACCTACAATCGGAATTTCAAACTGACTAATTTGATAAGCCTTTGGCAAATCCGGATAAAAATAATTTTTTCTTGCAAAAATAGAATTTTGATTGATCTGTGCGTTAATTGCAGTGCCAAAAGAAATAGCCTTTTTTACTACCTCTTGATTTAAAACAGGTAATGCGCCAGGTAACCCCATACACACAGGACAAACATTTTTATTAGGTTCATCGCCAAAACTTGTTGCACAACCACAAAAAATTTTTGTCTTAGTGTTTAGCTGAACATGCACCTCTAACCCTATAATTGTTTCAAAAACACTCATTTTTTCTCCTCTAAAGTTACAATACTAAAGCTCAAATTATTTAATTCTGTATGTTTTTTAATATAAGCATTGATTTCTTCAAGACTAACTTCTTGAATTTGCTGCAATTGCGTCTTATTAAAATCTAAGGGCAATCCCAAAAGATAATTAAAAAATTTTGCTTCCAATCTTTGCGAAAGCGTTTCCTCTCTTAGTGGCTGACTACCCAGTAAAAACTGCTTAGCACTATCTAATTCCTCTTGCGTGATTCCATCTTGCACAAAACGTGCAACAATTTCTTTTACTAATGCAATAGCCTGTTCTTGATTTTCAAGCTTTGTTTGTAAATATCCAGAAGCATAGTTCATCATTTTTTCAATATTTATTCTTAAATATGCAGAATAGGCTAAACCTCTTTTTACACGAATTTCCTCCATAATCCTTGAACCAAAACCACTTGCCCCTAAAACAAAACTTAAAATTTTTGCTTTATAGCCTTCATCTTGTATATTTGTCAAATTAAAAGGTGCCCCAAAATAGATATAAGTTTGATCTGTTTGTTTATGCACTACTTTGGTTTGAGACTGCGCATTTGCATGATATTTCACAGAAGTATTGGGAATGCCTAGTGGCATTTTAGATAAAATATTTTCCAAAGATTTTAAAAATTCATCTTTTTGAATATCTCCACCAAATGTAATCACCAATCTTGAAAGTGTAAAATTTTTATTAATAAGTCCTTTGATATCTTCAAGGGTAATTTTATTTAAAGTAGCAGGAGTCATATTCTTAGCAAATGGAGTATTTTGAAAAAGCATTGCAGAAAGATTCTTACTTGCAATATAATCAAAATCATTTTCCTTAATCAAAAGACGATTGATTGCATTTTCTTTAATTTTTTTCAAAGTTTCATCACTATAATTTGGATCATAAAGCAAATCACCCAAAAGTTTTAAAGCATCTCCTTGTTTTTCTTTCAAAAATTGAACTTCTATATTTAAAGTCTCTGCCCCAGAAATCGCACTAATCTCAATTGCTCTCTTATCTAATTCTTCTGAAAACTTAATCACACCTAATGTTTTTGTCCCCTCATTTAACAAGCTAGCACTCAAAAGGCTTAAACCCGATAATTCACCATCATTAACACTCCCTCCTCCCAAAAAACTTAAACGCAAAAATCCCACAGGAATAAGAGATGAGTGTTCAAAAATTACAGGAATTTGTTGATTATTAATTTTTATATAACTTACTTCATTTGCTTGCATATTCACTCCTAAAAACAATACAAAAACTAAAAATATTTTCTTCATTTAATATCTTTCTAAAATTTCATAAGCAGTATTTCTTTTAGCTGGAAATTCTCCAGAATCTTTAATAAGACTTATCATTTCTTGTTGATTCATAGAATTTTTTGCACCTGCAGCCGCAACAACATTTTCTTCCATCATTGTGCTTCCCAAATCATTTGCCCCAAAAAATAATGCAAGTTGACCAACATGAGAACCTTGCGTAACCCAAGAACTTTGGATATTTTTAAAATTGTCTAAGTAGATTCTACTACAAGCTAACAATCGCAAATAACGATTAGAAGAAGCTTTTTGTAAATGTGGCATTTTGGCCTTTAAGGGAGTATTATTAGGCTGAAAACTCCATAAAATAAATGCTCTAAAACCACCTGTTTCATCTTGCAAATCTCTAATTCTTTGCCAATGCTCAACAATATCTTCATCATTATCCACACTTCCAAACATCATTGTAGCAGTCGTTTTTATATCTAATTTATGCGCTTGTCTATGCACCTCAATCCACTCATCAGAATCTAATTTTTTTGGAGCAATAATATCTCTTACTCTATCACTAAGTATCTCTGCACCTGCCCCAGGAATTGAAGAAAGTCCCTTTGCCTTTAAACGCAGTAAGACTTCTTGAATACTTAAGTTGGAAACTTTGGCAATATAGTTTATTTCGATAGCTGAAAATCCATGAATAGTGATCTGTGGATATTTTTTATGGATATGCTCTACCAATTCCTCATAATAATCAATTTTTAATTTAGGATGGACACCACCTTGAAAAAGAATCTGTGTCCCACCAATCTCTAAAAGTTCATCAATTTTCTTATCAATATCTGCAAAACTCAAAATATAGGCATCATCTTCATTAATTTTGCGCTTAAAGGCACAAAACTCACAATCTACCCAACAAATATTTGTGTAATTAATATTTCTATCCACAATAAAAGTGGTAATTTTTTCAGGATGCAATTCTTTTTTGATTGCATATGCTCTTTGGCCTAACTCTTTTAATGAGGCATTTCTCATCAAATCCAAGATCTCATCATTGCTTACTCTTGTCATATTCCTATCCTTAAAAACGCGTTCCCAATGTAAATTCAAAACTTGAAGTAAGGTCACCTGGTTGCCTATTAAATGTTTTAATCGGAAATACCAAAACAATAGGTCCCATCGGAGATACCCATTCTAATGCAACCCCAACTGCAGCCCGCCAAGTTGTCACACTCTCACCTTTTCCCAAAATACCAAAATTTTTAAAATTCGCCAAATCTCTATCACCATTAGGATACACTCGATAGCTTAATAAACCATAATCAAAATAAGCAGATATTCTCATCTTTGCCGCTTCTAGCAATCCATAAGAAAGTTCTACAGAGTTAGTAAAAAGTCCATCGCCCCCCACCCATAAGCCAAACTCATCTTTAGGAGAAATCGATCCACTTCTAAAACCACGAACGGTACTAACCCCACCAAGATAAAATGTGTTATTAATGGGTAAAAAACCTTCTTCACTATAACGGAAAAAATATCCCCCCTGCGCCTTGTAGCGTGCAATAAGATCAATCCCTGTTAGATTTTTAAGATGATAATATGCCGCAAATTTCGCATAAAGCTTTGTATTATAAACATGACCACCTATCCCATTAAACTGCGCATATCCTGAAGCGATAAATCCATTTTTTGGAAAATAATAATCATCTGTATTATCAAAACTAAGACTCGGAGTAATTGAACTTGTAATTGGTAAACTGTAATCTTTTTCCCAAAGTCCTCTTACAAAAAAAGGCCCTGCTATAGTATCCAAACTCCCTACAACTCTATTTTTTGAAGCATAATAACGCTCATAAAGCGGTGAGGTAAAATTAGATGTTTTTAAGATA
This genomic window contains:
- the gatB gene encoding Asp-tRNA(Asn)/Glu-tRNA(Gln) amidotransferase subunit GatB, which produces MSVFETIIGLEVHVQLNTKTKIFCGCATSFGDEPNKNVCPVCMGLPGALPVLNQEVVKKAISFGTAINAQINQNSIFARKNYFYPDLPKAYQISQFEIPIVGRGNIEIEVNGKKKIIGVTRAHMEEDAGKNIHENDFSKVDLNRACTPLLEIVSEPDMRSSDEAIAYLKKLHSIVRFLGISDANMQEGSFRCDANVSIRPKGEDKFYTRVEIKNLNSFKFIQKAIEYEVERQRDAWESGKYDSEVVQETRLFDTVKGVTRSMRGKEEAADYRYFPDPDLLPVFIDESLMQEGRDIPEMPDEKRERYVKVLGIKESDAGVLTGDLDMALYFEGMIEEGASAKGAVTWLTTELLGRLKGENTLQNCGISYQVLATLVRRIDEGKISGKSAKDILDVLVEQKGGDVDSLIDSMGLAQVNDDGVILEIIDSVLASNQDKVEEYKSGKDKLFGFFVGQVMKNSKGANPARVNELLKQKLG
- a CDS encoding M16 family metallopeptidase gives rise to the protein MKKIFLVFVLFLGVNMQANEVSYIKINNQQIPVIFEHSSLIPVGFLRLSFLGGGSVNDGELSGLSLLSASLLNEGTKTLGVIKFSEELDKRAIEISAISGAETLNIEVQFLKEKQGDALKLLGDLLYDPNYSDETLKKIKENAINRLLIKENDFDYIASKNLSAMLFQNTPFAKNMTPATLNKITLEDIKGLINKNFTLSRLVITFGGDIQKDEFLKSLENILSKMPLGIPNTSVKYHANAQSQTKVVHKQTDQTYIYFGAPFNLTNIQDEGYKAKILSFVLGASGFGSRIMEEIRVKRGLAYSAYLRINIEKMMNYASGYLQTKLENQEQAIALVKEIVARFVQDGITQEELDSAKQFLLGSQPLREETLSQRLEAKFFNYLLGLPLDFNKTQLQQIQEVSLEEINAYIKKHTELNNLSFSIVTLEEKK
- a CDS encoding dehypoxanthine futalosine cyclase codes for the protein MTRVSNDEILDLMRNASLKELGQRAYAIKKELHPEKITTFIVDRNINYTNICWVDCEFCAFKRKINEDDAYILSFADIDKKIDELLEIGGTQILFQGGVHPKLKIDYYEELVEHIHKKYPQITIHGFSAIEINYIAKVSNLSIQEVLLRLKAKGLSSIPGAGAEILSDRVRDIIAPKKLDSDEWIEVHRQAHKLDIKTTATMMFGSVDNDEDIVEHWQRIRDLQDETGGFRAFILWSFQPNNTPLKAKMPHLQKASSNRYLRLLACSRIYLDNFKNIQSSWVTQGSHVGQLALFFGANDLGSTMMEENVVAAAGAKNSMNQQEMISLIKDSGEFPAKRNTAYEILERY